A region of the Pseudomonas anguilliseptica genome:
AAGCGCCAATCTTGAGCCTGACCCCGAGCCTGGATACCGCACGGCGTCTGAGCGTGGCCTGGGGCGTGTACTCGGTGGTCAACGAGCGCCTGCACAAGGTTGAGGAAGTCACCCGCACCGCTTTGGAAACTGCCCGCTCGGCTGGGCTGGCGAACACTGGTGACACCGTGGTGATTACGGCCGGCGAGCCGTTTGGCCAACCCGGCAGCACCAACAGCCTGCGTATCGAAATTCTGCACTGATCCGGTTCTGCGGCAGGTTGCAAGACCCGCCGCAGAACACCTCTCCCACGCTGGCTTTGCCAGTTTGAAGGCACTCACTGTTCCCGCGGTGGGTGCCTCTTTTTATTCCCCCCCGGTGATCGTTTATTCAGGTTCGTCTGTATGTCGCCATTACCGCTCCCCACCCACGCCCTGCAAGGCTTTCGCGCACTACTTAACGGCTTTAGCCAGATATTTCTGCAAGCCAACCCCGTCTGCGGCTTGCTGATGCTGTTGGCGATTGCCATCGGCGCGCCGCAATTGCTTGGCGGCGCCCTGCTCGGTGGCCTGAGCAGCACACTGACGGCTCAGCGTCGCGGTTATGCCAAGGCAGATATTGAAATTGGCCTGTATGGCTATAACAGGGTGCTGCTGGGCATGCTGATCAGCCTGCAGTTCGCCTGGTCAGCACTGTTGCCGCTGCTGATCATCGTCAGCGCCGGGGCATCCAGCCTGCTGCTGGCCGCCTGGATGCAGCGCATGCGCGAGCGTCAGTGGCTGCCCGCTTTTACCTTCCCCTTTGTTGGTTTGAGCTGGCTGCTGTTATGGCTGGCACCCGTTCTGCAGCTTGAGCTGGCCCCGGCCATCCCAAGCCAGGCGAAGCCGCTCGACTGGTGGGCCAGCCTGATCGCCATGGCGCGCGGCTTGGGTCAGGTGATTTTTCTCGATCAGCCGTTGGCCGGCGTTTGTCTGCTGCTCGGCCTGCTGCTGGCGGACAGACGCGCCGCCTGCTGGGCGCTGCTCGGCTCAACAGGCGGACTGGCGCTGGCGTTGTATCAAGAGTTGCCGCAGCACAGCGCGTTGACCGGTCTGTACGGCTATAACGCTACCCTGGCGGCCATCGCGCTCAGCCAGGTACACCGCCGCCCCTGGTTACCGGCTCTCGGTATCGCCTTGGCGCTGGTGCTGCAACCCGGTTTTAGCGCACTGGGCCTGCCAGCCCTGACCATGCCGTTTATCCTCACCTGCTGGCTGGTCAGTGCCACCCAGCGTCTGCTGCGCAAAGCCGCGGCCGACTGCACACCGCCGCTACCCAACAAAGGTAAAGGCTTGCATCACCGCAACAAAACTCCCTAGGCTGCCTCCTCACGTTATCAGCGAACACCGCATACGGAGCAGCCAGAGCATCATGGATACGCCGCAGAACCTGCGTCAGCAGCTGTACAGCATCATCTTCCACACTGACACGCCAAGCGGGCAGCGCTTCGACCGTTATCTACTGCTAACCATTATGGCCAGCCTGGTGGTGGTGATGCTCGACAGCGTCGACAGCGTGCACAGCCAGTACGCGGGGCTGCTGGCGAGTATTGAATGGGGCTTTACCGCGTTGTTCGCCATCGAGTACCTGGTGCGCCTGTACTGCTCACCAAAACCACTGCGCTACGCTTTCAGCTTCTTCGGCCTGATTGACCTGCTGGCGATCCTGCCGGGCATCCTCGCCCTCTTCTATGCCGACGCCCAATACCTGCTGATCATCCGGGTGATCCGCATGCTGCGGGTCTTTCGCGTACTCAAGCTCAGCCCCTACCTACGCCAGGCCAATTTCCTGCTGACAGCACTGCGCGGCAGCAAACAGAAGATCATTGTGTTCTTTGCCTGTATCGCCATTCTGGTCACGGTGTTCGGCACGCTGATGTATGTGATTGAAGGCCCCGTACACGGCTTTACCAGCATTCCCAAGGGCATCTACTGGGCCGTAGTCACCCTGACCACCGTCGGCTTTGGCGATATCGTGCCGAGAACCCCACTGGGCCAAGCGCTGTCGACCCTTGTGATGATCACCGGCTACTCGATTATCGCCGTACCCACTGGCATCTTCACCGCCGAACTGGCCAACGCCATGCGCGGCGGCGACCAGCTGATTCATGACTGCCAAAGCTGCGCCAAAAACACCCACGAACACGGCGCCGCCTTCTGTACCCGCTGCGGTAACCCACTGTTTCCGCGGCAAGCCGATAAATCCGAGTAATACCAGGCCAATAAAAACCGCAGCGAGCTGCGGTTTTTTATGCGCGTTAAGTCAAGTCAGCCACGTTCGATCGGCGTAGAAGTCAGCTCAAATGGGCTGTTGCTGCGCCGCTGGTTGCGGTCTTCACGCGGCGTGGCACCGAAGAAGTTGCGGTAGGCGCTGGAGAAGTGCGGGCCGGAGGAGAAACCGCATGACAGGCCGATCTGGATGATCGACTTGCTGGTTTGCATCAGCAACTGGCGCGCCTTGTTCAGACGCAGTTCCAGGTAGTACTGGCTGGGTACGCGGTTGAGGTATTGCTTGAAGATGCGTTCCAGTTGACGGCGCGAGACACACACGTGTTGAGCAATTTCGTCGGAGGTCAGCGGCTCTTCGATATTGGCCTCCATCAGCAGCACGGCCTGGGTCAGCTTCGGGTGGCTGGAGCCCAGACGATTCTGCAACGGAATACGCTGACGCTCGCCACCCTCGCGAATACGCTCGACCACCAGCTCTTCGCTCACCGCACCGGCCAGTTCGGCGCCGTGATCACGGGCCAGCAAGGCCAGCAGCAGATCAAGCACGGCCATACCGCCACAGGCGCTCAGGCGATCACGGTCCCAGTCAAATAGATGGCTGGTGGCGATCACCTTGGGGAAACGCTCGCTGAAATCATCCTGCCAGCGCCAGTG
Encoded here:
- the argR gene encoding transcriptional regulator ArgR — protein: MNAHRIGFLLWPTTKPLTLALAEEALRVAQRVHPEVVYELLFLQAEAPLEGAWRLPGESWVGKLEGCQKLFLLADEPPGPMPAVLSGALKQLVRGGCVIGAIAAGVYPLAQLGLLDGYRASVHWRWQDDFSERFPKVIATSHLFDWDRDRLSACGGMAVLDLLLALLARDHGAELAGAVSEELVVERIREGGERQRIPLQNRLGSSHPKLTQAVLLMEANIEEPLTSDEIAQHVCVSRRQLERIFKQYLNRVPSQYYLELRLNKARQLLMQTSKSIIQIGLSCGFSSGPHFSSAYRNFFGATPREDRNQRRSNSPFELTSTPIERG
- a CDS encoding ion transporter, coding for MDTPQNLRQQLYSIIFHTDTPSGQRFDRYLLLTIMASLVVVMLDSVDSVHSQYAGLLASIEWGFTALFAIEYLVRLYCSPKPLRYAFSFFGLIDLLAILPGILALFYADAQYLLIIRVIRMLRVFRVLKLSPYLRQANFLLTALRGSKQKIIVFFACIAILVTVFGTLMYVIEGPVHGFTSIPKGIYWAVVTLTTVGFGDIVPRTPLGQALSTLVMITGYSIIAVPTGIFTAELANAMRGGDQLIHDCQSCAKNTHEHGAAFCTRCGNPLFPRQADKSE
- a CDS encoding urea transporter — encoded protein: MSPLPLPTHALQGFRALLNGFSQIFLQANPVCGLLMLLAIAIGAPQLLGGALLGGLSSTLTAQRRGYAKADIEIGLYGYNRVLLGMLISLQFAWSALLPLLIIVSAGASSLLLAAWMQRMRERQWLPAFTFPFVGLSWLLLWLAPVLQLELAPAIPSQAKPLDWWASLIAMARGLGQVIFLDQPLAGVCLLLGLLLADRRAACWALLGSTGGLALALYQELPQHSALTGLYGYNATLAAIALSQVHRRPWLPALGIALALVLQPGFSALGLPALTMPFILTCWLVSATQRLLRKAAADCTPPLPNKGKGLHHRNKTP